A single Rhodothermales bacterium DNA region contains:
- a CDS encoding M56 family metallopeptidase, giving the protein MQSFLEQLPPSLIDAAGAALLHFVWQGALVAIGLAIALRLMRHASAETRYSLCVGAAMLLLLLPVATAIQVYVAPARIDAGGWMGPVDGFGIDAASDDTVPSEPASVAKYAGPGRVESKIDGWDVFRWFALQWRWVIFRVWLQALPLFVLRLAYGMYGVGRLRRLSVPVEDGAWPDRFAALKAKMGISRPLRLVTSESVAQPALLGWLRPMIVVPAGLFAGIPAAHVEALLVHELAHIRRHDYLVVYLQAVLETLFFYHPAVWWVSRRLRIEREFACDAAAVRALGDDLTYVRALAGLEERRGPALALGASDGRLVDRIRRIVEGDTPRRTRMRAPSWALATVAVLAAGVFFAACGRTTDAPIVGTPDELFIQAAQLVKEGDFYRAKQVAEQSAEAGNLCSMQLLAELLAGDASNRIWGGEAFQTGMPWLGQDAAASKAWADRLEQTLHERAEAGDGDAMLWLSARYSSRWGFYPMWMDGQDDGLSRLWSDRALEVGHPIARRSHALQLAWDGQLAEADAILEELGRQGDAYAYWRWAMVYMDTRRDRVDPERHFAVASLAVDNEAAGLHEWLGKELQELQEQAAQGNRDAIAYLEVANRFDLIHRMTAMPEKAWHPGDYVLPPLCDGQRTVRAMQSASQ; this is encoded by the coding sequence ATGCAGTCCTTTCTCGAACAACTGCCCCCTTCCTTGATCGACGCCGCCGGCGCGGCGTTGCTGCACTTCGTCTGGCAGGGGGCGCTCGTGGCCATCGGGCTGGCGATCGCGCTGCGCCTGATGCGTCATGCCTCCGCCGAGACGCGCTACAGCCTGTGCGTGGGGGCGGCGATGCTGCTTCTGTTGTTGCCGGTAGCGACGGCGATCCAGGTGTATGTCGCGCCGGCGCGGATCGACGCGGGCGGCTGGATGGGGCCGGTGGATGGGTTCGGGATCGATGCGGCATCGGACGACACCGTTCCGAGCGAGCCTGCATCAGTCGCCAAGTACGCCGGACCCGGACGCGTGGAATCGAAGATCGACGGCTGGGATGTGTTTCGCTGGTTCGCGCTCCAGTGGCGCTGGGTGATTTTTCGCGTCTGGTTGCAGGCGTTGCCGCTGTTTGTGCTGCGCCTCGCCTACGGGATGTACGGGGTGGGTCGTCTCCGCCGGCTGAGCGTTCCGGTTGAGGATGGCGCATGGCCGGACCGGTTTGCCGCGCTGAAAGCGAAGATGGGGATTTCGAGGCCGCTACGGTTGGTGACGTCGGAGTCGGTGGCGCAGCCGGCCCTGCTCGGATGGCTGCGGCCTATGATCGTAGTGCCGGCCGGCCTGTTCGCCGGCATCCCGGCGGCGCACGTCGAGGCGCTGCTGGTGCACGAGCTAGCCCACATCCGCCGGCACGACTACCTCGTCGTCTACCTCCAGGCGGTGCTCGAAACGCTGTTCTTCTATCATCCGGCCGTATGGTGGGTGTCGCGCCGGCTGCGGATCGAGCGGGAGTTCGCGTGCGACGCGGCGGCGGTCCGCGCCCTGGGCGACGACCTGACGTACGTCCGCGCGCTCGCCGGCCTGGAGGAGCGCCGCGGGCCGGCGCTGGCGCTCGGCGCGTCCGACGGCCGGCTGGTGGACCGGATCCGGCGGATCGTGGAGGGCGATACGCCGCGACGGACGCGGATGCGCGCGCCGTCCTGGGCGCTGGCGACGGTAGCGGTGCTGGCGGCCGGCGTCTTTTTCGCCGCCTGCGGCCGGACGACTGACGCGCCCATCGTGGGCACGCCGGACGAACTCTTCATCCAGGCCGCCCAACTCGTCAAGGAAGGCGATTTTTACCGGGCGAAGCAGGTCGCCGAGCAGTCCGCCGAGGCCGGGAATCTGTGTTCGATGCAGCTGCTGGCGGAGCTGTTGGCCGGTGATGCGTCCAACCGAATCTGGGGCGGCGAGGCCTTTCAGACCGGGATGCCCTGGCTGGGGCAGGATGCCGCGGCATCAAAAGCCTGGGCCGACCGTCTGGAGCAGACGCTGCACGAGCGCGCCGAGGCGGGAGACGGCGATGCGATGCTGTGGCTATCCGCCCGGTACAGCTCCCGATGGGGATTTTATCCCATGTGGATGGATGGCCAGGATGATGGGCTTTCACGCCTCTGGTCTGACCGGGCGCTGGAAGTCGGACATCCGATCGCACGGCGGAGCCATGCGCTGCAACTCGCATGGGATGGACAACTGGCAGAGGCCGATGCGATCCTGGAAGAGCTGGGCCGGCAGGGGGATGCGTATGCCTACTGGCGGTGGGCGATGGTCTACATGGATACGCGTCGCGATCGGGTGGATCCCGAACGCCATTTTGCCGTGGCGAGTCTGGCTGTCGACAACGAGGCGGCAGGATTGCACGAATGGCTGGGGAAGGAACTGCAGGAATTGCAGGAGCAGGCGGCCCAGGGAAATCGGGATGCGATCGCGTATCTGGAGGTCGCAAACCGGTTCGATTTGATCCATCGGATGACGGCGATGCCCGAAAAGGCCTGGCATCCCGGGGACTATGTATTGCCGCCCCTCTGCGATGGGCAACGCACCGTACGGGCTATGCAATCGGCGTCGCAATGA
- a CDS encoding T9SS type A sorting domain-containing protein: MNAPTRLLLVFCLSIGLFAPAALAQPETIAVFVGNQGNFSDANGTVSSIDPATLAVNLDQLPDLNTLVQSITLHEGTGFVMANTSDRIDLFSLDTRQRTGQIAGVPSPRYMTVVGEDKAYVSNLYDATVTIIRLSDASVQGTVDVGDNPEDIAVAGGRVYVANHGFGAGTTLSVIDPSSDTPLDPLEPGCDGPRMLAADLEQELWVVCTGNTVYNEDFTEIISESNGRVVVLDGATGALVTSFDATAQLGSGVGGQDAFYDPISRRLFVVQGTAILPFDTASNAALPAIDIPGDEAIGAVAYDDATARFYLGRITGFAEAGSVSIHDAEGREMARVAAGIIPSSIALQRAGEAVAVEEQPVDGAFALEAGYPNPFRGAVSIPFVLDTSGPVRVAVYDLLGREVEVLAEGVFAGGRHTVRWAPQSAPAGVYVVSMTAGERRTHTRITRIR; the protein is encoded by the coding sequence ATGAACGCACCGACTCGTCTCCTCCTCGTTTTTTGTCTGTCGATCGGCCTGTTCGCGCCGGCTGCCCTCGCCCAGCCGGAAACCATCGCCGTCTTCGTCGGCAACCAGGGCAACTTTTCGGATGCCAACGGCACCGTGTCGAGCATCGATCCCGCGACGCTGGCCGTGAACCTCGATCAACTGCCCGACCTGAACACGCTGGTCCAGAGCATCACGCTGCATGAGGGCACGGGCTTCGTGATGGCGAACACGTCTGACCGTATCGACCTCTTTTCGCTCGACACCCGGCAGCGGACCGGCCAGATCGCCGGCGTCCCGAGTCCGCGCTACATGACGGTCGTCGGGGAGGACAAGGCGTATGTGTCGAACCTCTACGACGCGACGGTGACGATCATCCGGCTCTCGGATGCGAGCGTGCAGGGGACGGTCGACGTGGGCGACAACCCGGAGGACATCGCCGTCGCCGGCGGGCGCGTGTATGTGGCCAATCACGGGTTCGGGGCCGGAACGACGCTTTCGGTGATCGATCCGTCGAGCGATACGCCGCTCGATCCGCTGGAGCCGGGTTGCGACGGACCGCGCATGCTCGCGGCCGATCTCGAACAGGAACTCTGGGTGGTGTGCACCGGCAACACGGTGTACAATGAGGACTTCACCGAGATCATCTCGGAATCGAACGGCCGGGTCGTCGTGCTCGACGGGGCGACCGGGGCGCTCGTCACATCGTTCGACGCGACGGCGCAGCTGGGCAGCGGAGTGGGAGGGCAGGATGCGTTCTACGATCCGATCAGCCGGCGGCTTTTTGTCGTCCAGGGCACCGCCATCCTGCCGTTCGATACCGCTAGCAACGCGGCGCTCCCGGCCATCGACATACCCGGCGACGAGGCGATTGGTGCGGTCGCCTACGACGACGCGACGGCGCGGTTTTATCTGGGGCGCATCACGGGATTTGCCGAGGCCGGCTCGGTCTCCATCCACGACGCCGAGGGGCGCGAGATGGCGCGTGTGGCCGCCGGCATCATCCCGTCCTCCATCGCGCTCCAGCGTGCCGGCGAGGCGGTCGCCGTCGAGGAGCAGCCTGTGGATGGCGCCTTCGCGCTGGAGGCGGGCTACCCCAATCCGTTCCGCGGAGCCGTCTCGATCCCGTTTGTCCTGGATACGTCCGGCCCCGTGCGCGTCGCCGTCTACGATCTGCTCGGACGGGAAGTCGAGGTGCTCGCCGAGGGCGTCTTCGCTGGCGGCCGGCACACGGTGCGGTGGGCGCCGCAATCGGCGCCAGCCGGTGTCTATGTGGTTTCAATGACGGCCGGCGAACGCCGGACGCACACGCGCATCACCCGAATCCGGTAA
- a CDS encoding TonB-dependent receptor: MVFSRHLVRWAGPLRCAGCLLVLGAAVASAHAQASDSVYTLPGITVTATRRPVAMDRAPARIQRLDRPDLASAASLADVLLRRAGVFIRPYGNGLATLSMRGGTASQSLILLDGLPVSDPQLGQIDLSLLPLFFVDRVEVMHGAGSSLYGSEAISGAVQLQTAVPVEPLSVSFSGGYGPYGERQAGGTLAARQGRWSARVAGEFRGEDGDYPFWNPSLFPPREAPRAGADRRQHSLYAGLTRAIDTHRQTRIAVLATDAERGLPGPATTTPVGERQQDRQVRLWGTHEGAGWRLRATLQQSELRYLNPRLRIDDLGLSRTALLQAETFGAAGRLAWTAGLSGGAGRAEHPNLASAARRTQGAAFASGTIDAGRLQLYPALRLDAVSSGGDGRYAVNPGLGANLHLTPRAGIALKGRLARGFRAPTLNDRFWQPGGNPDLKPERSWTADAGVAWTPPEQAARLEITVFDQHVRDQIVWQPATSTVWSPQNVAQVRSRGIESSAGAQRRIGRWVVTTDARYTLTAAVDRSDPASASFGRQVRYVPRHQMKATVSALWQARAWNVSLETGAVRIGRRFVTADETQSLAPYAVADAGVTLGRQAAFGRIQLSARLDNAFDAAYESIKGYPMPPRRLHIALRVDLGS, translated from the coding sequence ATGGTTTTTAGCAGGCATCTCGTTCGATGGGCCGGTCCGCTTCGATGCGCCGGCTGCCTCCTCGTGCTGGGCGCGGCCGTCGCGTCGGCGCACGCGCAGGCCTCCGACTCGGTCTACACCCTCCCGGGCATCACGGTGACGGCGACGCGCCGACCGGTCGCCATGGATCGCGCTCCCGCGCGCATCCAGCGCCTCGACCGCCCTGACCTCGCCTCCGCGGCCTCGCTGGCCGACGTGCTGCTGCGCCGCGCCGGCGTGTTCATCCGTCCCTACGGCAACGGGCTCGCCACCCTCTCGATGCGCGGCGGCACGGCGTCGCAGTCGCTCATCCTGCTCGACGGCCTGCCGGTGTCGGACCCGCAGCTCGGACAGATCGATCTCTCGCTGCTGCCGCTGTTTTTTGTCGATCGCGTCGAGGTGATGCACGGCGCCGGCTCGTCGCTGTACGGGAGCGAGGCGATCTCGGGCGCGGTACAGCTCCAGACCGCCGTCCCGGTGGAGCCGCTTTCGGTCTCTTTTTCGGGTGGATATGGCCCCTATGGCGAGCGTCAGGCCGGCGGAACGCTCGCCGCGCGCCAGGGGCGCTGGAGCGCGCGCGTCGCCGGGGAATTTCGGGGGGAGGATGGCGACTACCCGTTCTGGAATCCGTCGCTCTTTCCGCCGCGGGAGGCGCCACGCGCCGGGGCGGATCGCCGGCAGCATAGCCTGTACGCCGGCCTGACGCGCGCCATCGATACGCATCGCCAGACGCGGATCGCCGTGCTGGCGACCGATGCCGAGCGCGGTCTGCCCGGGCCGGCGACGACCACCCCCGTCGGCGAGCGACAGCAGGATCGGCAGGTGCGCCTCTGGGGGACGCACGAGGGCGCCGGATGGCGGCTGCGCGCCACGCTCCAGCAGTCGGAACTGCGCTATCTGAACCCGCGGCTTCGGATCGACGACCTCGGCCTTTCCCGGACGGCGCTGCTACAGGCGGAGACCTTCGGGGCGGCAGGACGCCTGGCCTGGACCGCCGGCCTCAGCGGGGGCGCCGGGCGGGCCGAGCATCCCAACCTGGCCAGCGCGGCGCGCAGGACGCAGGGAGCGGCCTTCGCGAGCGGGACGATCGACGCCGGCCGGCTCCAGCTCTATCCCGCGCTCCGCCTCGACGCGGTTTCGTCGGGCGGCGACGGGCGCTACGCCGTGAACCCGGGACTGGGCGCCAACCTGCATCTGACGCCGCGCGCCGGCATCGCGCTGAAAGGCCGCCTCGCGCGCGGGTTTCGGGCGCCGACGCTCAACGACCGCTTCTGGCAGCCCGGCGGCAACCCCGATCTGAAACCCGAGCGGAGCTGGACCGCCGACGCCGGCGTGGCGTGGACGCCCCCGGAGCAGGCCGCCCGGCTGGAAATCACCGTCTTCGACCAGCATGTGCGCGATCAGATCGTCTGGCAGCCGGCCACGAGCACGGTCTGGTCGCCGCAAAACGTGGCGCAGGTGCGGTCGCGGGGCATCGAGTCCTCCGCCGGCGCGCAACGGCGCATTGGCCGGTGGGTGGTAACGACGGATGCGCGCTACACCCTGACCGCCGCCGTCGACCGCTCCGACCCGGCCTCGGCCTCCTTCGGAAGACAGGTTCGTTATGTGCCACGGCATCAGATGAAAGCGACGGTCTCGGCCCTCTGGCAAGCCCGCGCCTGGAACGTTTCGCTCGAAACCGGCGCCGTGCGTATCGGCCGGCGCTTCGTGACGGCCGACGAGACGCAGTCCCTTGCACCCTACGCCGTGGCCGATGCCGGCGTCACGCTGGGCCGGCAGGCGGCCTTCGGCCGTATCCAGCTCTCGGCCCGTCTGGACAATGCATTCGACGCCGCCTACGAAAGCATCAAGGGCTACCCCATGCCCCCCCGCCGGCTCCACATCGCCCTCCGGGTCGATCTCGGTTCCTGA
- a CDS encoding serine hydrolase: MNGFDDTLDGLLASYPDATVAVAVRDPAKGVSWDRLPDRTFHAASTMKVPVMIEIYRLAEQGRLSLDDRLPVVNSFHSIVDGSLFSIEDDSDDAIYKRLGETMSVSELVYQMITVSSNLATNLLIDTVRADSVQATMERLGTRHMQVLRGVEDLKAFDLGMSNTTTASDLALVMERLMEGGAVSPESDRAMREVLLSQQFGEMIPAGLPYDVQIAHKTGQITAIHHDAAIIYPPQQPAFVLVILIEGITDSKESAALGARIATAVYNRLRTSPEAPTP; encoded by the coding sequence ATGAACGGCTTCGACGATACCCTCGACGGCCTCCTGGCCTCCTATCCCGACGCGACGGTCGCCGTGGCCGTCCGCGACCCTGCGAAAGGCGTCTCCTGGGATCGCCTTCCCGACCGCACGTTCCACGCGGCCAGCACCATGAAGGTGCCGGTCATGATCGAGATCTACCGCCTCGCCGAACAGGGCCGGCTTTCGCTCGACGACCGGCTCCCCGTCGTCAACAGCTTCCACTCGATCGTCGACGGTTCGCTCTTCAGCATCGAGGACGATTCCGACGACGCCATCTATAAACGGCTCGGCGAAACGATGTCCGTCAGCGAGCTGGTGTATCAGATGATCACGGTCTCCTCCAACCTCGCGACCAACCTGCTCATCGATACCGTCCGCGCCGACTCGGTCCAGGCCACGATGGAGCGCCTCGGGACGCGGCACATGCAGGTGCTGCGCGGGGTGGAGGACCTCAAGGCGTTCGACCTCGGGATGAGCAACACGACGACGGCGTCCGACCTGGCGCTGGTGATGGAGCGCCTGATGGAGGGCGGGGCGGTATCCCCCGAGAGCGACCGGGCCATGCGGGAGGTCCTCCTCTCCCAGCAGTTTGGCGAGATGATTCCCGCCGGCCTGCCGTACGACGTCCAGATCGCCCACAAGACCGGCCAGATCACAGCCATCCACCACGACGCCGCCATCATCTACCCGCCCCAGCAGCCGGCGTTCGTGCTGGTGATCTTGATCGAGGGCATCACGGACAGCAAGGAATCCGCCGCCCTGGGCGCCCGCATCGCGACCGCCGTATATAACCGCCTCCGCACCTCCCCCGAAGCCCCCACCCCGTAG
- a CDS encoding TonB-dependent receptor, protein MSILRLKRRWSVLGFLLASFPAVLNAQSIEGTATTGGAAQADVHVYIASLKRGTVTDSRSRYAIEGLAPGTYTVQFSRLGYLKQTRTVTLAAGASARVDIDLQPQTVAGEEVVVIADDPQNQDDVPLTTLSIDQAEASEYGALSVWQALDRLPGIARSTNGPGIERPFIRGLSGGRILLMVENMPYTYQTWDPEMGLSENGNSTEQVDVIQGPATLQYGPGAMGGVITFVPEYPAPVGRTVGAYTAGLYANTSGLYNELSVRQSQNGWFWGARASYDAHADYLAGGERELEPGAVRPPEPEGENDKIVPNSRFRHTQAKVFAGLSRNWGSTRLTYHYLQHLNGIVEAEEEEMGREENHRKIEAPYHALFDHILSSDTQTRVGSGWLNTVLGVQINQQQEFEPVTAGPEEKEKAVDLVLTTFHYRFGYERALENDWLLKVGLQGQVQKNESKGMEPFVPNADLNQNGVYALLRKKTDRATIEGGLRYDAQRLTTSPAEGEEEEFLLKTAALVDSDLERSFGMGSGSIGVAYEVRPGWNLKVNAGVGASAPSLAALTANGLLREVRRFLIGNDELVAEQNLEFDVASTWRLESVTFSLGAFANRIFNYTYLYATGATVTETRPSGDQVFPVFAYRQDDADFWGGHAEVALHPAALPAMKLYSRLDLVLAQLRDEASLWAPMIPAHHVLTGLDLAGGANGPFRNLSASLSADAYLKQDRVPFWEASSKAYVLIDASVNARLPLARQTVQVGLHGNNLGNAKYINHLSLLKPDGIRDMGRSVSLTLRVPFG, encoded by the coding sequence ATGTCCATCCTACGTTTAAAGCGCCGCTGGTCGGTGCTCGGATTTCTATTGGCCTCCTTTCCCGCCGTGCTCAACGCCCAATCCATCGAAGGGACGGCGACAACCGGCGGCGCGGCGCAGGCCGATGTCCATGTGTATATCGCGAGCCTCAAGCGAGGCACCGTGACGGATTCCCGGAGCCGCTATGCCATCGAAGGCCTCGCTCCGGGAACGTATACCGTCCAGTTTTCCCGGCTGGGCTACCTCAAGCAGACGCGGACGGTGACCCTGGCGGCCGGCGCCTCGGCGCGGGTCGATATCGACCTCCAGCCGCAGACCGTCGCCGGCGAGGAAGTCGTCGTCATCGCGGACGATCCGCAGAACCAGGACGACGTGCCGCTGACCACGCTGTCCATCGATCAGGCTGAGGCGAGCGAATACGGCGCGTTGAGCGTCTGGCAGGCGCTCGACCGCCTGCCGGGCATCGCGCGGTCCACCAACGGCCCCGGCATCGAGCGCCCCTTTATCCGGGGTCTCTCGGGCGGACGCATCCTGCTCATGGTCGAAAACATGCCGTATACGTACCAGACGTGGGATCCCGAGATGGGGCTCAGCGAAAACGGCAACAGCACCGAGCAGGTGGATGTGATCCAGGGGCCGGCCACGCTCCAGTACGGTCCGGGCGCCATGGGCGGCGTGATCACGTTTGTGCCCGAGTACCCCGCGCCGGTCGGGCGCACCGTCGGCGCCTACACCGCCGGGCTGTATGCGAATACGAGCGGTCTGTACAATGAACTCTCGGTCCGGCAGTCGCAGAACGGCTGGTTCTGGGGCGCCCGCGCCAGCTACGACGCGCACGCGGACTACCTCGCCGGCGGCGAGCGCGAGCTGGAGCCGGGCGCGGTGCGTCCGCCCGAGCCGGAGGGCGAAAACGACAAGATCGTCCCGAACTCGCGGTTCCGGCATACCCAGGCCAAGGTGTTCGCCGGCCTCAGCCGGAACTGGGGCAGCACCCGCCTCACGTACCACTACCTCCAGCATCTGAACGGCATCGTGGAGGCCGAAGAGGAGGAAATGGGGCGCGAGGAGAACCACCGGAAGATCGAGGCGCCCTACCACGCGCTGTTCGATCACATCCTCTCTTCCGACACGCAGACGCGAGTGGGCTCCGGCTGGCTCAATACGGTGCTGGGCGTCCAGATCAACCAGCAGCAGGAGTTCGAGCCGGTGACCGCCGGGCCGGAGGAGAAAGAGAAAGCCGTCGACCTGGTGCTGACGACGTTCCACTACCGGTTCGGCTACGAACGCGCCCTCGAAAACGACTGGCTGCTGAAAGTGGGGCTCCAGGGGCAGGTGCAGAAGAACGAGAGCAAGGGAATGGAGCCTTTTGTCCCGAACGCCGACCTGAATCAGAACGGTGTCTATGCGTTGCTGCGCAAGAAGACCGACCGCGCGACGATCGAGGGGGGACTGCGCTACGATGCCCAGCGCCTCACCACGTCACCGGCGGAAGGCGAAGAGGAGGAGTTCCTCCTGAAAACAGCGGCGCTCGTCGACAGCGACCTCGAGCGCTCGTTCGGGATGGGCAGCGGCTCCATCGGGGTGGCCTACGAAGTGCGCCCCGGCTGGAATCTGAAGGTCAACGCCGGCGTCGGCGCCAGCGCGCCGTCGCTGGCCGCCCTGACGGCCAACGGGCTGCTCCGCGAGGTGCGGCGGTTCCTCATCGGCAACGACGAACTCGTGGCCGAGCAGAACCTCGAATTCGACGTCGCCTCGACCTGGCGGCTCGAATCGGTAACGTTCTCCCTCGGCGCCTTCGCCAACCGCATCTTCAACTACACCTACCTGTACGCGACGGGCGCTACGGTGACCGAAACCCGCCCGTCGGGCGACCAGGTGTTCCCGGTGTTTGCATACCGGCAGGACGACGCCGACTTCTGGGGCGGCCATGCGGAAGTGGCGCTGCACCCGGCGGCGCTGCCGGCCATGAAGCTGTACAGCCGGCTCGACCTCGTGCTCGCGCAACTGCGCGACGAGGCGTCGCTCTGGGCGCCGATGATTCCCGCGCACCACGTGCTGACGGGGCTCGACCTCGCCGGCGGCGCGAACGGCCCGTTCCGCAACCTGTCGGCTTCGCTCAGCGCCGATGCCTACCTGAAGCAGGATCGCGTGCCGTTCTGGGAGGCGTCGTCGAAAGCCTACGTCCTGATCGATGCCTCGGTCAACGCGCGTCTGCCGCTCGCGCGCCAGACGGTCCAGGTGGGGCTGCACGGCAATAACCTGGGCAACGCGAAATACATCAACCACCTCTCGCTGCTCAAGCCCGATGGCATCCGGGACATGGGCCGATCGGTGTCGCTGACGCTGCGCGTGCCGTTCGGGTGA
- a CDS encoding (2Fe-2S)-binding protein, translating to MAIRIDRCVCHGFTFAEIKREADAAGLTRLDELRARGLCGNGCGLCHPYLRRMLETGETAFRTLLPPEEPRS from the coding sequence ATGGCGATCCGCATCGACCGCTGTGTGTGCCACGGCTTCACCTTCGCGGAGATCAAACGGGAAGCCGACGCCGCCGGCCTGACGCGCCTGGATGAGCTTCGCGCTCGCGGGCTGTGCGGCAACGGGTGCGGTCTCTGCCATCCGTACCTGAGACGGATGCTGGAAACGGGCGAAACCGCGTTTCGGACCTTGCTGCCCCCTGAGGAGCCTCGATCGTAG
- a CDS encoding hydantoinase B/oxoprolinase family protein, producing the protein MKWIDEADPDPILLEIYRHRFSGIAEEMGVTLQRTSYSPNIKERLDFSCALFDGAGNLIAQAAHIPVHLGAMPASVAAALAAFPSWEAGDLVLLNDPYDGGTHLPDLTMVSPVFASAGDAPAFFVATRAHHADVGGMTPGSLPLSTEIFQEGIVIPPVKLYRAGVLNADLQRLLLRNVRTPEERLGDLSAQRAAHAVGARRLTELCERHGRAEVGAYARHLLAYSERLMRAALAAWPAGVYRYADSLVLDDRPGAPELTIRLAVTVGDGAVDFDFAGTSPAGPTSLNAVLSITQSACYYVVQALAGETIPVNAGCFAPVAVRAPAGCLVHALPPSAVAGGNVETSQRIVDVALGALALAMPDRAPAASQGTMNNLTIGGLRSDGSPYAYYETIGGGMGASTRHDGLDGVQVHMTNTLNTPVEALELSFPFRITQYALRSGSGGDGRHRGGDGIVREYEMLQPATVTMLSERRSVGPSGLAGGDSGLPGRNVLVDADGRETILPGKFSRRLEAGERLRIETPGGGGYGRK; encoded by the coding sequence ATGAAATGGATTGACGAAGCGGACCCCGACCCCATTCTGCTCGAAATCTACCGGCACCGGTTTTCCGGCATCGCCGAGGAGATGGGGGTCACGTTGCAGCGCACGAGCTACTCGCCCAACATCAAGGAGCGGCTCGATTTTTCCTGCGCCCTGTTCGACGGCGCCGGCAACCTGATCGCCCAGGCTGCCCACATCCCCGTGCATCTGGGCGCCATGCCGGCAAGCGTCGCCGCCGCCCTCGCGGCCTTTCCGTCGTGGGAAGCCGGCGACCTCGTGCTGCTGAACGATCCCTACGACGGTGGAACGCACCTGCCCGACCTCACGATGGTGTCGCCGGTGTTCGCTTCCGCCGGCGACGCGCCGGCCTTTTTTGTCGCCACCCGCGCCCACCATGCCGACGTGGGCGGCATGACGCCGGGGTCGCTGCCGCTCTCGACCGAAATCTTCCAGGAAGGCATCGTCATCCCGCCCGTCAAGCTCTATCGCGCCGGGGTGTTGAACGCGGATCTGCAGCGGCTCCTGCTCCGCAACGTCCGCACGCCCGAGGAACGCCTGGGCGACCTGTCCGCGCAGCGCGCCGCCCATGCGGTCGGCGCCCGTCGGCTCACGGAACTGTGCGAGCGGCACGGTCGGGCTGAAGTCGGCGCCTACGCCCGGCACCTGCTGGCCTACAGCGAGCGCCTGATGCGCGCGGCGCTGGCGGCCTGGCCGGCGGGGGTCTATCGCTACGCCGACAGCCTGGTGCTGGACGACCGCCCGGGCGCACCGGAGCTGACCATCCGGCTCGCCGTCACGGTGGGCGACGGCGCCGTCGACTTCGATTTCGCCGGCACGTCCCCGGCCGGCCCGACCTCCCTCAACGCCGTCCTCAGCATCACGCAATCCGCCTGTTATTATGTCGTCCAGGCGCTGGCGGGCGAGACCATCCCGGTCAACGCGGGCTGTTTTGCGCCGGTGGCGGTGCGCGCTCCCGCTGGCTGCCTGGTGCATGCCCTCCCGCCGTCCGCCGTGGCCGGCGGCAACGTAGAAACCTCGCAGCGCATCGTCGACGTCGCCCTCGGCGCGCTCGCGCTCGCCATGCCGGACCGTGCGCCGGCGGCCTCCCAGGGCACCATGAACAACCTCACCATAGGCGGCCTCCGGTCGGACGGGTCGCCCTACGCCTACTACGAGACCATCGGCGGCGGCATGGGTGCCAGCACTCGGCACGACGGGCTCGACGGCGTCCAGGTCCACATGACCAACACGCTCAACACGCCCGTGGAGGCGCTGGAACTGAGTTTTCCGTTTCGCATCACGCAGTACGCGCTCCGATCCGGTTCCGGCGGCGACGGCCGGCATCGTGGCGGCGACGGCATCGTGCGGGAATACGAGATGCTTCAGCCGGCAACCGTCACCATGCTCAGCGAACGGCGCAGCGTGGGCCCGAGCGGACTGGCCGGCGGCGACAGCGGGCTGCCGGGACGCAACGTTCTGGTCGACGCGGACGGCCGCGAGACGATCCTGCCCGGTAAATTCTCGCGCCGGCTCGAAGCCGGCGAACGCCTCCGGATCGAGACGCCCGGAGGCGGTGGGTATGGGCGGAAATAG